In Synechococcus sp. KORDI-100, a single window of DNA contains:
- the galE gene encoding UDP-glucose 4-epimerase GalE produces MANRLLITGGAGFIGSHTCVVLLEQGYELVVLDSFDNSSPVASERVRELSGSQALHVLKGDIRNAETVNQAFRCRGPIDGVIHFAGLKAVGESVANPLLYWDVNLNGSRVLAAAMEQRSCRTLVFSSTATVYGEPEQFPLREDSPTAPIHPYAQTKVAVEQMLQALCRQKNWRVASLRYFNPVGAHPSGRIGEDPLGIPNNLFPFITQVAAGRRSHLRIFGSDYPTPDGTGIRDYLHVMDLAEAHSATISHLLKQDPCTHLTLNIGTGRGLSVLEVVRGFEQATGLTIPFEVVERRPGDVPRLEACPDQAEMTLGWRAKHSLLEMCRDGWTWQQANPTGYRSAA; encoded by the coding sequence ATGGCCAACCGTCTGCTGATCACCGGCGGAGCCGGTTTCATCGGCAGCCATACCTGTGTGGTCCTGCTCGAACAGGGCTACGAGCTGGTGGTCCTGGACAGCTTCGACAACAGCAGCCCTGTAGCGTCTGAGCGGGTGAGGGAACTCAGCGGCAGCCAGGCGTTGCATGTGCTGAAGGGGGACATCCGCAATGCAGAAACGGTCAACCAGGCCTTTCGATGCCGCGGCCCCATCGACGGCGTGATTCATTTCGCCGGGCTCAAAGCCGTCGGCGAGTCGGTGGCCAACCCATTGCTCTACTGGGATGTGAATCTCAATGGAAGTCGCGTGCTGGCCGCCGCGATGGAACAGCGCAGCTGCCGCACCCTGGTCTTCAGCAGCACCGCCACGGTCTACGGAGAACCGGAACAGTTCCCGCTCCGGGAGGACTCCCCCACCGCCCCGATCCACCCCTACGCCCAGACCAAGGTTGCAGTAGAGCAAATGCTGCAGGCACTCTGCCGTCAGAAGAACTGGCGCGTCGCCAGCCTTCGATATTTCAATCCCGTGGGGGCCCATCCCAGCGGGCGGATCGGAGAAGACCCCCTTGGAATCCCCAACAATCTGTTCCCGTTCATCACCCAGGTGGCGGCCGGGAGACGCTCGCACCTGCGCATCTTCGGTTCGGACTACCCGACACCCGATGGAACAGGCATCCGCGACTATCTGCATGTGATGGACCTCGCCGAAGCCCACTCCGCAACCATCAGCCATTTGTTGAAACAGGACCCATGCACCCATCTCACCCTCAACATCGGAACAGGCCGGGGGCTGTCGGTGCTGGAGGTGGTCCGCGGCTTCGAGCAGGCCACCGGACTGACCATTCCCTTTGAAGTGGTGGAACGGCGGCCGGGGGATGTCCCAAGGCTGGAAGCCTGTCCTGATCAGGCTGAAATGACCTTGGGTTGGCGTGCCAAGCACTCGCTTCTGGAGATGTGCCGCGATGGCTGGACCTGGCAGCAGGCCAATCCGACCGGCTATCGCTCAGCGGCATGA
- a CDS encoding peptidylprolyl isomerase, giving the protein MLIVEAVSQTPVDDDSLLRARQGLLERRGYETMEEWPSLLEELGRPEQAVLDQLKRGIQQRATARDRFAVKAEARFLERKNELDQVVYSLLRLENRFLARELYLQIESGESNFADLAKRYAEGPERNTNGIVGPVPLTQAHPSLVEKLRVSQPGVLLEPFRISDWWLVVRLERYSPATFTDEISDRMCREMFDEWINEQTITTLSQLNGNVDATTQS; this is encoded by the coding sequence ATGCTGATCGTCGAGGCCGTCTCGCAGACTCCTGTGGACGACGACTCCCTGCTTCGTGCCCGCCAGGGTCTGCTTGAGCGACGGGGTTACGAGACGATGGAGGAGTGGCCATCACTGCTCGAGGAGCTGGGTCGTCCGGAGCAGGCGGTGCTGGATCAGTTGAAGCGGGGCATTCAGCAGCGGGCCACGGCCAGGGATCGATTTGCTGTGAAGGCGGAAGCGCGTTTCCTCGAGCGGAAAAATGAGCTGGATCAGGTGGTGTACAGCCTGTTGCGTCTGGAGAACCGCTTTCTCGCCAGGGAGTTGTATCTCCAGATCGAGTCCGGCGAATCCAACTTCGCTGATCTGGCCAAGCGCTACGCCGAAGGTCCGGAGCGCAACACCAACGGAATCGTTGGCCCTGTTCCGCTCACCCAGGCCCATCCGTCGCTGGTTGAAAAGTTGAGGGTGTCCCAGCCGGGTGTGTTGCTCGAACCGTTCCGTATCTCCGACTGGTGGCTTGTGGTGCGTTTGGAGCGCTATTCCCCAGCCACCTTCACCGATGAGATTTCTGACCGAATGTGCCGGGAAATGTTTGATGAGTGGATCAACGAGCAGACCATAACTACGTTGAGCCAACTGAACGGGAACGTTGACGCCACTACCCAGTCATGA
- a CDS encoding type I secretion system permease/ATPase, which produces MTTSPPFPLLKHPAFKGLSDAGASRLRQGTKVLRFELGQQLVEPDDIPARVLVVLQGQARLVGRHNGRLTTVGKFGPGSVLGAASLLMGQPCENIVASQEVVACSISDELWSDLYSSETAFQTWCNRQIWPQELLQLLEILAERSASVEDTALELLEDGLKLSKRCAAEAAAIDAALAEGQRLFLSSHWGADEIGKAVHSISDLESSGRFRPRLVGLPEDFEQRLSQTLAPADQETDGDSIGGDLIPFEDSEAGETLPPVSRYSPERNVVDSLRLIRADGPLQETLACFQMLAQLMKLPFRRDSIEKVLQDNLRRGLTPNLQLCGQLAASLGLHVMAARVPAAAGTRLQVPSLVPWNNGFALVVASHEGALKLASPKHGMVTLLPDDLEENFPEGIELLLMERSNATPDQKFGPGWFWPALKRYRGVLIQVLAASFVVQLFTLANPLLIQVIIDKVISQRSLDTLQVLGIALVVVTILEGVLGSLKTFLFAETTNRIDQRLGAEVIDHLLRLPLGYFDRRPVGELGTRVAELEKIRNFLTGQALTTILDAAFSLIYIAVMVVYSWLLTLIALSVLPIQIGLTLLGAPLFRRQFRAAAEENAKTQSHLVEVLTGIQTVKAQNVEMVSRWRWQEFYSQYIARTFEKTITGTALNQTSQVLQKISQLMVLWIGASMVLSGDLTLGQLIAFRIISGYVTQPLLRLSTIWQNIQELRVSFERLADVIDTPEESDEVDKSKVMLPPLQGQVRFEDLSFRFRPGQPEVLKDVNLEVPSGTFVGIVGQSGSGKSTLMKLLPRLYDPGEGRILIDGYDIGKVELYSLRRQIGIVPQDPLLFSGTVSENIALTNPEASSEEIVRAARLANAHDFIMDLTSGYSTPVGERGAALSGGQRQRVAIARTLLSNPKLLVMDEATSALDYETERKVCDNLLENLNDRTVFFITHRLSTIRNADMIVMLDKGAIVEVGTHDDLMNHRGRYYALYRQQGDA; this is translated from the coding sequence ATGACGACGTCACCTCCGTTTCCCCTGCTCAAGCATCCGGCCTTCAAGGGTCTGAGTGATGCCGGTGCATCACGCTTGCGCCAGGGCACCAAGGTGCTACGGTTTGAACTCGGGCAGCAACTGGTTGAGCCGGACGACATCCCAGCCAGGGTGTTGGTGGTGCTTCAGGGCCAGGCACGCCTTGTCGGACGCCACAACGGTCGGCTGACCACCGTCGGCAAATTCGGCCCCGGCAGTGTTCTGGGAGCGGCCAGCCTCTTGATGGGGCAACCCTGTGAAAACATCGTCGCTTCCCAGGAGGTGGTGGCCTGTTCCATCAGTGATGAGCTCTGGAGTGATCTGTACAGCTCGGAAACGGCCTTCCAGACGTGGTGTAATCGTCAGATCTGGCCCCAGGAACTGCTGCAGCTCCTGGAGATTCTCGCCGAACGTTCCGCCAGTGTTGAGGACACGGCGCTTGAGCTGCTTGAGGATGGTCTGAAACTGTCCAAGCGTTGTGCGGCGGAGGCTGCTGCGATCGATGCGGCCCTCGCCGAGGGGCAGCGGCTCTTTCTCTCCTCCCACTGGGGTGCTGATGAGATCGGCAAGGCTGTCCATTCCATCAGTGACCTTGAATCCAGCGGGCGCTTCCGTCCACGTCTTGTCGGGTTGCCCGAAGACTTTGAGCAACGCCTGTCGCAGACGCTCGCTCCTGCCGATCAGGAGACGGACGGGGACAGCATCGGTGGTGACCTGATTCCTTTCGAGGATTCCGAGGCGGGAGAAACGCTGCCTCCGGTCAGTCGCTATAGCCCGGAACGCAATGTGGTCGACAGCCTGCGCTTGATTCGCGCGGATGGGCCCCTGCAGGAGACCCTGGCCTGTTTCCAGATGCTGGCGCAGCTGATGAAGCTGCCATTCCGGCGGGATTCGATCGAAAAGGTTCTCCAGGACAACCTGCGCCGAGGACTGACTCCCAACCTTCAGCTTTGCGGCCAGCTGGCGGCCAGCCTTGGGCTGCACGTGATGGCTGCGCGGGTGCCCGCTGCTGCCGGAACACGCCTCCAGGTTCCATCGCTGGTGCCCTGGAACAACGGATTCGCTCTCGTGGTGGCTAGCCATGAAGGGGCTCTGAAGCTGGCCTCCCCGAAGCATGGGATGGTCACGCTGCTACCGGACGACCTCGAGGAGAACTTCCCTGAAGGGATCGAATTGCTCTTGATGGAGCGATCCAATGCAACACCGGATCAGAAGTTCGGGCCCGGCTGGTTCTGGCCGGCGCTGAAGCGTTACCGGGGTGTGCTGATCCAGGTGTTGGCGGCCAGTTTTGTCGTCCAGCTGTTCACGCTGGCCAACCCTCTGCTGATTCAGGTGATCATCGACAAGGTGATCAGCCAGCGAAGCCTCGACACCCTACAGGTGCTCGGGATCGCTCTCGTGGTGGTGACGATCCTTGAAGGTGTGCTCGGCAGCCTCAAGACTTTTTTGTTTGCGGAAACCACGAACCGTATCGATCAGCGGTTGGGTGCGGAAGTGATCGATCATCTGCTGCGCCTGCCGCTCGGATACTTCGATCGTCGACCGGTCGGTGAACTGGGGACCCGTGTCGCTGAGCTTGAGAAGATCCGCAACTTCCTCACAGGCCAGGCTCTCACCACGATTCTGGATGCCGCCTTTTCGTTGATCTACATCGCCGTGATGGTGGTCTACAGCTGGCTGCTGACGCTGATTGCCCTGTCCGTGCTGCCGATTCAGATCGGTCTCACGCTGCTGGGGGCGCCGTTGTTCCGACGGCAGTTCCGGGCTGCTGCTGAAGAAAACGCCAAGACCCAGAGCCACCTCGTGGAGGTGCTCACCGGCATTCAGACGGTGAAGGCTCAGAACGTCGAGATGGTGAGTCGTTGGCGGTGGCAGGAGTTTTATTCCCAGTACATCGCCCGCACCTTCGAAAAAACGATCACCGGGACGGCGCTGAACCAGACCAGTCAGGTTCTTCAGAAGATCTCCCAGCTGATGGTGCTCTGGATCGGCGCCTCGATGGTGCTCAGCGGTGATCTGACCCTCGGCCAGTTGATCGCATTCCGGATCATCTCCGGATACGTGACGCAACCACTGCTGAGGTTGTCGACGATCTGGCAGAACATCCAGGAGCTGCGAGTCAGCTTCGAGCGCCTCGCCGATGTGATTGACACGCCCGAGGAATCGGATGAGGTCGACAAGTCGAAGGTGATGCTGCCTCCTCTGCAAGGCCAGGTTCGCTTCGAAGATCTGTCCTTCCGTTTCCGCCCCGGTCAGCCGGAGGTTCTCAAGGATGTGAATCTGGAAGTCCCGTCAGGAACCTTTGTCGGCATCGTCGGCCAGAGCGGCAGCGGCAAAAGCACGTTGATGAAACTCCTGCCGCGCCTCTATGACCCTGGCGAGGGGCGCATCCTCATTGACGGCTACGACATCGGCAAGGTGGAGCTCTACTCGCTGCGCCGTCAGATCGGGATCGTTCCCCAGGATCCCTTGTTGTTCAGCGGCACCGTGAGTGAGAACATCGCTCTGACGAATCCAGAGGCGTCCAGCGAGGAGATCGTCCGGGCGGCCCGACTGGCCAATGCCCACGACTTCATCATGGATCTGACAAGCGGCTACAGCACTCCGGTCGGTGAACGGGGTGCTGCTCTGAGTGGCGGTCAGCGTCAGCGGGTCGCCATCGCCAGAACCCTGCTGAGCAATCCGAAACTGCTTGTGATGGATGAGGCAACAAGCGCTCTCGACTACGAAACCGAGCGCAAGGTCTGCGACAACCTGCTTGAAAATCTGAACGATCGCACGGTTTTCTTCATCACCCACCGTCTGTCCACCATCCGCAACGCAGACATGATCGTGATGCTCGACAAGGGCGCCATCGTCGAAGTCGGCACCCATGACGATCTGATGAACCATCGCGGGCGTTACTACGCCCTCTATCGCCAACAGGGGGACGCCTGA
- a CDS encoding HlyD family efflux transporter periplasmic adaptor subunit, which translates to MKLNPFKRFRGGSLAQQPEVEDVTGSTVSITKYDESVLQQSRFWMRTVTWTLIGTTVFGVAWLALARTEEIVVATGKLEPIGSVKKIQMPVGGVVQQILVKDGQEVQAGQVLIKLDTETSNEQKISFETQLKAIEETLALKQQELKLEFLELDLKKTELARTIEMTQEEVSMLKNKLQLDSEILTRYEKLALEGAESELQFLSQKNRVEETRGNLMQSELDQQRQTAVLNQGIQQLEQNINQLQQSVQQLKLQQADLKAKLTEATVTLRYQELKSPVRGLVFDMQPTSPGYTAQSTETVMKIVPYRQDGPGGQEDYGALEARVEVPSNKIGFVRTGMESDISIDSYPSTDFGVLQGEVSKVGSDSLPPDPQEQRQELAFPVTIALASQQLKLKSGADLRLGVGMSLTANIKLRKVSYLQLLLGEFQDKAESLQRL; encoded by the coding sequence ATGAAGTTGAATCCCTTCAAGCGTTTTCGGGGCGGTTCCCTGGCACAGCAGCCGGAGGTTGAGGACGTCACTGGTTCGACCGTTTCAATCACCAAGTACGACGAGTCCGTTCTGCAGCAGAGCCGTTTCTGGATGCGGACGGTCACCTGGACCCTGATCGGCACCACGGTCTTCGGTGTGGCCTGGCTGGCACTGGCCCGCACGGAGGAAATCGTCGTGGCGACTGGGAAGCTCGAGCCGATTGGCTCAGTGAAAAAGATTCAGATGCCTGTCGGCGGTGTTGTCCAGCAGATCCTGGTGAAGGACGGCCAGGAGGTTCAGGCTGGCCAGGTGTTGATCAAGCTGGATACGGAGACCAGCAACGAGCAGAAAATCTCATTCGAAACCCAGCTCAAGGCCATTGAAGAAACCCTGGCCCTCAAGCAACAGGAGCTGAAGCTCGAGTTTCTGGAGCTTGATCTCAAGAAAACGGAGCTGGCCCGCACGATTGAGATGACCCAGGAAGAGGTGTCCATGCTGAAGAACAAACTCCAGCTGGATTCGGAGATTCTCACGAGGTACGAAAAGTTGGCGTTGGAAGGAGCTGAATCAGAGCTTCAGTTTCTGAGTCAGAAGAACAGGGTGGAAGAAACCAGGGGCAACTTGATGCAGAGTGAGCTTGATCAACAACGCCAGACAGCGGTTCTGAACCAGGGCATTCAGCAGCTGGAACAGAACATCAATCAACTGCAGCAATCGGTGCAACAGCTCAAGCTTCAGCAGGCGGATCTGAAGGCGAAGCTCACCGAGGCCACCGTGACGCTTCGTTATCAGGAGCTGAAGTCACCTGTTCGTGGCCTGGTCTTTGACATGCAGCCCACCTCCCCCGGTTACACGGCGCAGAGCACCGAAACCGTGATGAAGATTGTTCCGTACCGCCAGGATGGGCCCGGAGGCCAGGAAGACTATGGGGCCCTGGAGGCCAGGGTTGAGGTCCCCAGCAACAAGATCGGTTTTGTGCGCACCGGGATGGAGTCGGACATCAGCATTGACTCCTATCCATCAACTGACTTCGGCGTTCTTCAAGGTGAAGTGAGCAAGGTTGGCTCTGATTCCCTGCCTCCTGACCCTCAGGAGCAACGTCAGGAGCTGGCCTTTCCAGTCACGATCGCGTTGGCCAGCCAGCAGTTGAAGCTGAAAAGCGGGGCTGATCTACGGCTTGGTGTGGGCATGAGTCTCACGGCCAACATCAAGTTGCGTAAGGTCTCCTATCTGCAGCTTCTGCTGGGTGAGTTCCAGGACAAGGCTGAGTCTTTGCAGAGACTCTGA
- a CDS encoding glycosyltransferase family 4 protein, with the protein MRILFIHQNFPGQYLHIVQRLARFGGHQLVALGVNELDKHRPLPEELNYFRYKLDRGNTRGIHPLVMETETKVIRAEGCTRAAEQLQKKGFNPDVILAHPGWGEPLFLRTIWPNSPLLCYQEFFYNEHGFDSNFDPEFHEERSWYAQSKLIMKNAYLHLALEQSTWNVSPTHFQASSFPSFWRQRISVIHDGVDTERAKPDPSPDPLTLPDGTVLETGQPVVTFVNRRLEPYRGCHTFIRAIPLLQEQCPEARIVIVGDTKGVSYGAACDEGEWGDRFLAEIDGRYDPSKVCFTGTLPYESFIPLLQLSACHVYLTYPFVMSWSLLEAMACGCAVVGSDTAPVREAIRHGHNGLLVDFFSPGDLATAVTELLNDRERARVFGEAARQTVQQTYELNACVSRHLALINLVASGSIGA; encoded by the coding sequence ATGCGGATTCTGTTCATCCACCAGAACTTTCCTGGTCAATATCTGCATATTGTTCAGAGACTGGCTCGGTTTGGTGGGCATCAATTAGTTGCGCTTGGTGTTAATGAGCTGGATAAGCATCGACCTCTTCCTGAGGAATTAAATTACTTCCGCTATAAACTTGACCGAGGGAATACACGTGGAATCCATCCCTTGGTGATGGAAACTGAAACCAAAGTGATTCGTGCTGAAGGTTGTACGAGAGCAGCGGAACAGCTTCAAAAAAAGGGATTTAATCCAGATGTCATTTTGGCTCATCCTGGCTGGGGTGAGCCACTTTTCCTGAGGACGATTTGGCCCAATTCTCCATTGCTTTGCTATCAGGAATTCTTTTACAACGAACATGGGTTCGATTCCAATTTTGATCCGGAATTCCACGAAGAGAGGTCGTGGTATGCCCAGTCGAAGTTGATTATGAAAAATGCCTATCTACACCTGGCCCTGGAGCAATCCACGTGGAATGTTTCCCCGACACATTTTCAGGCCAGCAGTTTTCCTTCGTTCTGGCGCCAGCGCATCAGCGTGATCCACGACGGAGTGGATACCGAACGGGCCAAGCCGGATCCCAGCCCGGATCCCCTGACCCTGCCGGATGGGACTGTTCTGGAGACGGGGCAGCCGGTCGTCACGTTCGTCAACCGCCGCCTTGAGCCCTACCGGGGCTGTCACACCTTCATCAGAGCGATTCCTCTTCTTCAGGAGCAATGCCCGGAGGCCCGCATCGTGATCGTTGGCGACACCAAGGGGGTGAGCTACGGCGCTGCCTGCGACGAGGGCGAATGGGGGGACCGTTTTCTGGCTGAAATCGATGGCCGCTATGACCCCTCCAAAGTTTGTTTCACCGGCACACTCCCCTACGAGAGCTTCATCCCCCTGCTGCAGTTGAGTGCTTGCCACGTGTATCTCACCTATCCCTTCGTGATGAGTTGGAGTCTTCTCGAAGCGATGGCCTGCGGTTGCGCCGTTGTGGGCTCCGATACGGCTCCAGTGCGTGAGGCAATCCGCCATGGGCACAACGGTTTGCTGGTTGATTTCTTCTCACCCGGAGACCTCGCAACCGCTGTGACCGAGTTGCTCAACGATCGAGAGCGTGCCCGTGTCTTTGGCGAGGCTGCACGACAGACGGTTCAGCAGACCTATGAGCTGAATGCCTGCGTGTCTCGCCATCTGGCCCTGATCAATCTGGTGGCCAGCGGTTCGATCGGAGCCTGA
- the hisS gene encoding histidine--tRNA ligase, whose product MTQLKSLRGMVDLLPDALQRWQAVEAVAREHFRRSGFGEIRTPMLETTELFCRGIGEATDVVGKEMYTFQDRGDRSCTLRPEGTASVVRAALEHGLLSQGPQRLWYCGPMFRYERPQAGRQRQFHQIGVEWLGAASPRSDVEVIALAWDLLAQLGVGGLELELNSLGSVEDRQAYRSALVGWLQDRRDALDDDSRSRLESNPLRILDSKNLDTQGLLESAPRLIDALGSESRERFEHVQQGLQALGIPFRLNPRLVRGLDYYGHTAFEITSDQLGAQATVCGGGRYNGLVEQLGGPATPAIGWALGLERLILVLESAASQDPGGLAARLTASQVPDLFVVNRGEQAEAAALGLVRSLRLAGLSVDLDGSGAGFAKQFKRADRSGARWVLVLGDDEACRGEVRLKPLQTEGEERCLPLGDHRAVVQALMDP is encoded by the coding sequence TTGACGCAACTGAAGAGCCTCCGGGGCATGGTGGATCTTCTGCCGGACGCTCTGCAGCGATGGCAAGCGGTTGAGGCTGTTGCACGGGAGCATTTTCGTCGCTCCGGTTTCGGTGAAATCCGGACGCCAATGCTGGAGACCACGGAGTTGTTCTGCCGCGGCATCGGAGAGGCCACCGATGTTGTCGGCAAGGAGATGTACACGTTTCAGGATCGTGGAGATCGCTCCTGCACCCTGCGGCCGGAGGGCACGGCTTCCGTTGTTCGAGCTGCGCTCGAGCATGGTCTGTTGAGCCAGGGCCCCCAGCGGCTCTGGTACTGCGGCCCCATGTTTCGCTACGAGCGTCCGCAGGCCGGACGTCAACGCCAGTTTCATCAGATCGGGGTTGAGTGGTTGGGGGCTGCCAGCCCTCGCAGTGATGTCGAGGTGATTGCCCTGGCCTGGGATCTGCTTGCTCAGCTGGGTGTTGGCGGCCTTGAGCTCGAGCTCAACAGCCTCGGCTCCGTGGAGGATCGACAGGCTTATCGGTCAGCGCTGGTGGGTTGGTTGCAGGATCGTCGCGATGCTCTGGACGACGATTCCAGGTCGCGTCTGGAGAGCAATCCGCTGCGGATTCTGGATTCCAAGAATCTCGATACCCAGGGGTTACTGGAGTCGGCCCCGCGGTTGATTGACGCTCTTGGATCCGAAAGTCGTGAGCGATTTGAGCATGTGCAGCAGGGACTTCAGGCCCTCGGCATCCCCTTTCGCCTGAATCCGCGCCTGGTGCGTGGCCTCGACTACTACGGGCACACCGCCTTCGAGATCACCAGTGACCAGCTCGGTGCGCAAGCCACGGTCTGCGGTGGTGGTCGGTACAACGGTTTGGTGGAGCAGCTGGGGGGGCCTGCAACCCCTGCCATTGGCTGGGCCCTGGGATTGGAACGGCTCATCCTGGTCCTTGAGTCGGCGGCTTCCCAGGATCCCGGTGGCCTGGCCGCCAGGCTCACGGCATCGCAAGTGCCGGATCTTTTCGTGGTGAATCGGGGAGAGCAGGCTGAGGCGGCAGCTTTGGGTCTGGTCAGATCCCTGCGACTGGCTGGATTGTCAGTGGACTTGGATGGCAGTGGCGCGGGCTTCGCCAAGCAGTTCAAGCGGGCAGATCGCAGCGGAGCCCGTTGGGTTCTGGTGCTGGGCGATGACGAGGCCTGCCGTGGTGAGGTTCGCCTCAAGCCACTGCAGACGGAGGGTGAGGAACGTTGCTTGCCTTTAGGAGACCATCGTGCTGTGGTCCAGGCTCTGATGGATCCCTAG
- a CDS encoding UDP-glucuronic acid decarboxylase family protein, translating to MQAGEEVICLDNYFTGRKKNISQWMAHPRFELIRHDVTDPIRLECDRIWHLACPASPVHYQFNPIKTAKTSFLGTYNMLGLARRVGARLLLASTSEVYGDPEIHPQPESYRGCVNTIGLRSCYDEGKRIAETLCFDYQRMHGTEIRVMRIFNTYGPRMLPDDGRVVSNFIVQALKGEPLTLYGDGSQTRSFCYVSDLVEGMIRLMKGSHTGPMNIGNPGEFTIRQLAELIRDRVNSDLPLIEKPLPADDPLQRQPVIDLARRELDWQPTVSLEQGLGPTIEWFRKVLSVQNDVDSGVTA from the coding sequence ATGCAGGCCGGCGAGGAAGTGATCTGTCTTGATAACTATTTCACAGGCCGTAAGAAGAATATTTCCCAGTGGATGGCTCATCCACGCTTTGAATTGATCCGCCACGATGTGACTGATCCCATTCGGCTCGAATGTGATCGCATCTGGCATCTTGCCTGCCCTGCGTCACCGGTTCACTATCAGTTCAATCCAATCAAGACGGCGAAAACAAGTTTCCTCGGTACCTACAACATGTTGGGTCTTGCCAGACGGGTTGGTGCCCGCTTGCTTCTTGCAAGTACCAGCGAAGTGTATGGCGATCCTGAAATTCATCCCCAGCCAGAAAGTTATCGAGGTTGTGTGAATACGATCGGACTACGCAGTTGTTATGACGAGGGAAAGCGGATCGCAGAGACACTTTGTTTCGACTACCAGCGGATGCATGGCACTGAAATTCGTGTCATGCGGATCTTCAATACCTATGGACCTCGCATGCTCCCTGACGATGGCCGGGTGGTGAGCAATTTCATCGTTCAAGCACTCAAGGGAGAGCCTCTGACGTTGTACGGAGATGGCAGTCAAACGCGCTCGTTCTGCTACGTGAGCGACCTCGTCGAGGGAATGATCCGCCTGATGAAGGGCTCCCACACCGGTCCGATGAATATCGGTAATCCAGGAGAGTTCACGATCCGGCAGCTGGCGGAGTTGATCCGCGATCGCGTGAACTCGGATCTTCCACTGATTGAAAAGCCCTTGCCAGCGGATGATCCGTTGCAGCGCCAGCCGGTGATTGACCTTGCCCGTCGTGAACTTGACTGGCAGCCGACTGTTTCTCTGGAGCAGGGACTGGGCCCGACGATCGAATGGTTCCGTAAGGTCCTCTCCGTTCAGAACGACGTGGACTCCGGAGTGACGGCATGA
- a CDS encoding nucleotide sugar dehydrogenase, whose protein sequence is MTIRRICCIGAGYVGGPTMAVIADRCPDVQVIVVDLNDQRIAAWNDADLGRLPVYEPGLDAVVGRARGRNLFFSTDVDGAIGEADMVFISVNTPTKVKGLGAGQASDLRWVEACARQVAKAATGHTIVVEKSTLPVRTAEAIKTILEAAQDPPGNGDVPRTFSVLSNPEFLAEGTAIRDLETPDRVLIGGEDERSIQSLAAVYGQWVPDDRILRTNLWSSELSKLTANAFLAQRISSINSVAALCESTGADVREVARAIGTDSRIGPKFLQSGPGFGGSCFQKDILNLVYLCRHFGLPEVADYWESVVHLNTWQQHRISRLVVQRLFGTVTGKRLAILGFAFKADTNDTREAPAIRISRDLLEEGAQLAIHDPKVEPSQISRDLRLESVVPDPETGTTSQALSGQGSWWTAGSVEQAVAGADAVLILTEWTLYRHLDWKDLAQRMRRPAWVFDARSVVDRAEVQSAGLTYWRVGDGAQ, encoded by the coding sequence ATGACGATTCGGCGGATCTGCTGCATTGGAGCCGGTTACGTCGGTGGACCGACCATGGCCGTGATTGCCGATCGTTGTCCTGATGTCCAGGTCATCGTGGTGGACCTCAATGATCAGCGCATCGCGGCCTGGAATGACGCGGACCTCGGTCGTTTGCCTGTCTATGAGCCTGGCCTCGATGCGGTGGTGGGTCGTGCCCGTGGGCGCAACCTTTTCTTTTCCACGGACGTGGATGGGGCGATTGGGGAGGCGGACATGGTGTTCATCTCCGTCAACACACCCACCAAGGTGAAGGGTTTAGGGGCAGGCCAGGCCAGTGATCTGCGCTGGGTTGAGGCTTGTGCCCGTCAGGTGGCCAAGGCAGCCACAGGCCACACGATCGTCGTGGAAAAGAGCACATTGCCGGTCCGCACCGCCGAAGCCATCAAAACAATTCTGGAAGCGGCTCAGGATCCACCTGGCAACGGTGATGTGCCGCGCACCTTCTCCGTACTCTCCAATCCCGAGTTCCTGGCCGAGGGCACAGCGATCAGGGATCTTGAGACGCCGGATCGGGTCTTGATCGGCGGGGAGGACGAACGATCCATCCAGTCCTTGGCAGCGGTCTATGGGCAATGGGTTCCGGACGATCGCATTCTGCGCACCAATCTCTGGAGCAGTGAACTCTCCAAACTCACCGCCAACGCCTTTCTGGCCCAGCGGATCAGCTCGATCAATTCGGTGGCAGCCCTCTGTGAGTCCACTGGTGCTGATGTGCGGGAGGTTGCGCGCGCCATCGGTACGGACAGTCGCATTGGTCCGAAATTTCTTCAGTCCGGTCCGGGATTTGGGGGGAGTTGTTTCCAGAAGGACATCCTCAACCTGGTGTATCTCTGCCGCCATTTCGGACTGCCTGAAGTCGCTGATTACTGGGAAAGCGTGGTCCATCTCAATACCTGGCAGCAGCACCGGATCTCGCGTTTGGTCGTTCAGCGGTTGTTCGGCACGGTGACCGGAAAGCGCTTGGCGATTCTGGGTTTCGCTTTCAAAGCGGATACGAATGACACTCGCGAGGCGCCTGCCATTCGAATTTCCCGCGATCTTCTTGAGGAAGGTGCGCAGCTGGCGATCCATGATCCCAAGGTGGAACCCTCTCAGATTTCCCGCGATCTTCGACTCGAATCGGTGGTGCCCGATCCAGAGACGGGAACCACATCCCAGGCCTTGAGTGGCCAGGGAAGCTGGTGGACCGCTGGAAGTGTCGAACAGGCCGTGGCTGGGGCCGATGCGGTGCTGATCCTCACCGAGTGGACTCTCTACCGCCATCTGGACTGGAAGGATCTGGCCCAACGCATGCGGCGTCCCGCCTGGGTCTTTGATGCCCGTTCCGTTGTCGATCGGGCTGAGGTTCAGTCCGCCGGGCTGACCTACTGGCGCGTGGGTGACGGCGCTCAGTGA